Proteins encoded within one genomic window of Cucumis sativus cultivar 9930 chromosome 3, Cucumber_9930_V3, whole genome shotgun sequence:
- the LOC101205490 gene encoding histone-lysine N-methyltransferase SUVR3 isoform X1, which yields MEPAVSNKCLKTSEAEEEQLNCGLLHCAHLVLPWLTSLELATISLSCKSLNATSKSITLRRTLDASRSLEKIPIPFHNSIDDRLYAFFIYTPTVIISNQHFQRQCWGSISDPQSVHDESESINLVDNWVDGVFGCDCENCGDFELQCPCLSFDGLEDVASECGPRCSCGLECENRLTQRGISVRLKILRDEKKGWGLYADELIQEGAFICEYAGELLTTEEARRRQKIYDARAKGGRFASSLLVVREHLPSGNACLRMNIDATWIGNVARFINHSCDGGNLVTRLVRGTGVMLPRLCFYASQSISKEEELTFSYGDIRLKHEGLKCFCGSSCCLGTLPSENT from the exons ATGGAGCCAGCCGTATCTAACAAATGCTTGAAGACAAGTGAAGCCGAAGAAGAACAGTTAAACTGTGGTCTCCTTCACTGCGCTCACCTCGTACTTCCATGGCTGACCTCTCTCGAGCTCGCAACCATATCTCTCTCCTGCAAATCCCTCAATGCCACTTCCAAATCTATCACTCTCCGCCGGACTCTCGACGCTTCCAGATCCCTCGAGAAAATTCCCATCCCATTCCATAATTCAATCGACGATCGCCTCTACGCCTTCTTTATCTACACCCCCACGGTTATTATCTCCAATCAGCATTTCCAGCGCCAATGCTGGGGCTCAATTTCAGATCCCCAGTCGGTCCATGACGAGAGCGAGTCGATTAATTTGGTTGATAATTGGGTTGATGGTGTATTTGGATGCGATTGTGAAAATTGCGGGGATTTTGAGTTACAATGCCCCTGTTTGAGCTTTGATGGGTTGGAGGATGTTGCTAGCGAGTGTGGACCGCGATGTTCTTGTGGGCTGGAGTGTGAAAATCGGTTGACCCAGAGAGGAATTTCTGTTCGATTGAAGATTTTGAGAGATGAGAAGAAAGGATGGGGTTTGTATGCGGACGAGTTGATTCAAGAAGGGGCGTTCATTTGTGAGTATGCAG GTGAACTTTTGACCACTGAAGAAGCAAGAAGGCGGCAGAAAATATATGATGCACGTGCCAAAGGTGGGCGGTTTGCTTCATCTCTTCTCGTTGTGAGAGAGCATCTTCCATCTGGAAATGCATGTTTGCGAATGAACATCGACGCGACCTGGATTGGGAATGTCGCACGATTCATAAATCACTCTTGTGACGGAGGTAATCTAGTAACAAGACTGGTGAGAGGTACAGGTGTTATGTTGCCTCGCCTTTGTTTCTATGCTTCTCAAAGCATATCAAAAGAGGAAGAGCTTACCTTTAGTTATGGTGATATCAGATTAAAGCATGAAGGCTTGAAATGCTTCTGTGGTAGTTCTTGCTGTTTGGGAACTTTGCCTTCAGAAAATACATAA
- the LOC101205015 gene encoding probable polyribonucleotide nucleotidyltransferase 1, chloroplastic, which translates to MLANPCGLHFKPCYSHTSEFSHFGTSKISLSSYCPRFHGSTKSNFSSLSLLRSKKSAKRLVTKALSESSVPDSVAASDEAPGSLRPFSVKIPVGDRHILVETGHIGRQASSAVTVTDGETIVYTTVCLADTPSEPSDFFPLSVNYQERFSAAGRTSGGFFKREGRARDHEVLICRLIDRPIRPTMLKGFYHETQILSWVLSYDGLHTPDCLAITAAGIAVALSEVPNSQAVAGVRIGLVGDKFIVNPTTKEMENSELDLVLAGTDSAILMIEGYCNFLSEEMLLQAIEIGQNAVTAICKEVDSLVRERGKPKMLDAIRLPPPLLYKHVEEIAGNELEKVLQIRNKIPRRKALSSLEEKVITILTEEGYVSLDTTSGGLEPIPDLVEDEDEDDVVVDGEVDEGDVHIKPTTRKPIPTLFSEVDVKLVFKEVTSKFLRRRIVEGGRRSDGRTPVEIRPINSKSGLLPRAHGSTLFTRGETQSLAVVTLGDRQMAQRVDNLVDVDELKRFYLQYSFPPSCVGEAGRIGAPSRREIGHGMLAERALEPSLPSEDDFPYTIRVESTITESNGSSSMASVCGGSLALQDAGVPIKCPIAGIAMGLVLDTKEFGGDGTPLILSDITGSEDASGDMDFKLAGNEMGITAFQMDIKVGGITIPIMREALLQAKDGRKHILAEMLNSYPPPSKRLSPYAPLIHVMKVQPEKINLIIGTGGKKVKSIIEETGVEAIDTRDDGIVKITAKDLTSLEKSKAIISNLTMVPTIGDIYRNCEIKTIAAYGAFVEIAPGREGLCHISELSSDWLAKAEDAFKVGDKIDVKLIEVNEKGQLRLSRRALLPDADQDSNSKENTSNPSRNKTAMQKGADKGTSKKAGKENIEETNVQKGGAAPTSGSLEDAAKLQKKFIRKGVTVTKERPISKEQTKSTSI; encoded by the exons ATGTTAGCAAACCCTTGTGGCCTCCACTTCAAACCATGCTATTCCCATACCTCGGAATTCTCTCATTTTGGGACTTCCAAAATCTCCTTGTCTTCTTATTGCCCTCGCTTCCATGGTTCCACGAAATCcaacttctcttctctttcgCTTCTTCGAAGCAAGAAAAGCGCTAAGCGATTGGTTACCAAGGCTCTCTCGGAGTCTTCAGTACCTGACTCTGTTGCGGCCAGCGATGAGGCACCCGGTTCTTTGCGGCCTTTCTCTGTCAAAATTCCTGTTGGGGATAGACAT ATTTTGGTTGAGACGGGCCATATTGGGAGGCAAGCTAGTAGTGCTGTTACAGTAACTGATGGAGAAACT ATTGTTTATACAACTGTTTGTTTGGCTGATACACCAAGTGAACCTTCAGATTTCTTTCCCCTTTCTGTTAATTATCAAGAGCGTTTTTCTGCAGCAGGTCGGACTAG TGGAGGATTCTTCAAACGAGAAGGAAGAGCAAGAGATCATGAG GTTCTCATTTGTAGATTGATTGATAGGCCCATACGTCCAACTATGCTCAAAGGTTTTTACCATGAAACACAGATATTATCTTGG GTTTTGAGTTATGATGGTCTGCACACTCCTGATTGTTTGGCAATTACAGCAGCTGGAATAGCAGT TGCACTCTCAGAAGTTCCTAATTCACAAGCAGTTGCTGGAGTTCGAATTGGTCTTGTTGGCGACAAGTTTATTGTTAACCCAACTACTAAAGAGATGGAAAACTCTGAGCTTGATTTAGTACTTGCTGGCACAGATAGTGCAATATTGATGATAGAG GGGTATTGTAATTTTCTATCAGAAGAGATGTTGCTCCAAGCTATAGAAATTGGCCAG AATGCTGTAACAGCAATTTGCAAAGAGGTGGATTCTTTAGTAAGAGAGCGTGGGAAACCAAAAATGCTTGATGCCATTAGGCTTCCTCCTCCTCTGTTATATAAACATGTTGAA GAAATTGCTGGAAATGAGTTAGAAAAGGTTCTgcaaattagaaacaaaattccCCGAAGAAAGGCTCTCTCATcattagaagaaaaagttattaCCATATTGACAGAAGAAGGTTACGTCAGTTTAGATACCACTTCAGGGGGTCTCGAACCCATACCTGATTTGGTGGAGGATGAAGATGAGGATGATGTAGTGGTGGATGGTGAAGTTGATGAAGGTGATGTCCATATTAAACCAACTACACGCAAGCCTATTCCAACA CTATTTTCTGAGGTAGACGTAAAGTTAGTATTTAAAGAAGTGACATCCAAGTTTCTCCGGAGACGTATTGTAGAG GGTGGAAGAAGAAGTGATGGGAGGACGCCGGTTGAGATACGTCCAATTAACTCCAAATCTGGGTTACTTCCTCGGGCACATGGCAGCACACTTTTCACTCGTGGGGAAACTCAG TCACTTGCTGTGGTTACGTTGGGGGATAGGCAAATGGCACAAAGAGTGGACAACCTTGTTGATGTAGATGAGTTGAAAAGGTTCTACCTTCAG TACTCATTTCCCCCATCGTGTGTTGGAGAAGCTGGGCGTATTGGTGCACCTAGTCGAAGGGAAATTGGTCATGGTATGCTTGCGGAGAGAGCGCTGGAACCATCTTTACCTTCTGAAGATGATTTTCCATACACCATTCGTGTTGAGAGTACAATCACTGAAAGCAATGGGTCCTCAAG CATGGCATCTGTTTGTGGGGGTTCATTGGCTTTGCAAGATGCTGGAGTTCCAATTAAGTGTCCAATTGCTGGTATAGCAATGGGGTTGGTTCTTGATACAAAAGAATTTGGTGGAGATGGAACTCCACTTATTCTGTCTGACATAACAGGATCTGAGGATGCTTCCGGAGATATGGATTTTAAG TTAGCTGGTAACGAAATGGGCATAACAGCATTTCAGATGGACATAAAG GTGGGAGGCATTACCATACCCATCATGAGAGAGGCGCTCCTGCAAGCAAAGGATGGGCGTAAGCATATTCTTG CTGAAATGTTGAACTCTTATCCTCCTCCTTCAAAAAGGCTTTCACCCTATGCTCCATTGATTCACGTCATGAAG GTTCAAcctgaaaaaataaatctaatcaTTGGTACGGGTGGAAAAAAGGTGAAGAGCATTATAGAGGAAACAGGAGTTGAGGCTATTGACACTCGAGATGATGGGATA gtTAAAATTACTGCAAAGGATTTGACAAGCTTGGAAAAATCTAAAGCTATTATTAGCAATCTGACAATGGTTCCAACTATTGGTGATATCTATAG GAACTGTGAGATCAAGACGATTGCTGCTTATGGTGCATTTGTTGAGATAGCACCTGGACGAGAG GGACTTTGCCATATTAGTGAGTTGAGCTCAGATTGGTTGGCGAAGGCAGAAGAT GCTTTTAAAGTTGGAGATAAAATCGATGTCAAACTCATTGAG GTAAATGAAAAGGGCCAGCTCCGCCTTAGCCGTCGTGCACTGCTTCCAGATGCTGATCAGGATTCCAATTCGAAGGAGAATACAAGTAACCCCTCTAGAAATAAAACTGCAATGCAAAAGGGCGCTGATAAAGGTACATCTAAGAAAGCTGGTAAGGAGAACATAGAAGAAACTAATGTGCAGAAAGGTGGTGCTGCACCAACGAGTGGCTCATTGGAAGATGCTGCGAAACTGCAGAAGAAATTTATACGAAAAGGAGTAACTGTGACCAAAGAAAGACCTATAAGCAAAGAGCAGACAAAAAGCACGAGCATCTGA
- the LOC101215818 gene encoding LOB domain-containing protein 20 codes for MADADQLPRRKPLGNKRANRDPDSATVTAPCGACKFLRRKCVNGCIFAPHFASDQGAARFAAVHKIFGASNVSKLLLHIPVSRRNDAVVTISYEAQARLSDPVYGCVSTVLALQQQVASLQAELAAVQAQLISSRLAFAAAVQNSQSSQVGVLQPAYSNNSSISASTSAPNAINLSSFASNYDLPTETAPSSHHLEPLHFPHRPIDEEEDEENSQLPAIFAD; via the exons ATGGCCGACGCCGACCAACTCCCTCGCCGGAAACCCCTTGGGAATAAGCGTGCCAATAGAGACCCCGACTCCGCCACCGTCACTGCTCCTTGTGGCGCATGCAAGTTTCTCAGGAGAAAATGTGTCAATGGTTGTATCTTTGCGCCACATTTTGCCTCGGATCAGGGTGCTGCACGTTTCGCTGCTGTGCACAAGATCTTTGGAGCTAGCAACGTGTCAAAGCTGCTGCTGCATATTCCGGTCAGCCGTCGAAACGATGCCGTCGTTACTATCTCCTATGAGGCGCAGGCCAGACTGTCCGACCCTGTCTATGGCTGTGTCTCTACTGTTCTTGCCCTACAACAAcag GTAGCATCTCTTCAGGCGGAGCTTGCGGCGGTTCAAGCTCAATTGATAAGCAGCAGGTTGGCATTTGCAGCTGCAGTTCAAAACTCACAGTCATCCCAAGTAGGAGTTCTGCAGCCAGCTTACTCTAACAACTCCTCCATCTCCGCCTCTACCTCCGCTCCTAATGCAATCAACTTGAGTAGTTTTGCTTCCAATTATGATCTTCCTACCGAGACTGCCCCGTCTTCCCATCACTTAGAGCCTCTTCACTTCCCCCACCGCCCAATCGACGAGGAGGAAGACGAGGAAAACAGCCAGCTGCCAGCTATCTTTGCTGATTAA
- the LOC101215583 gene encoding disease resistance protein RGA2, whose product MAEIGTFVVQEVLKRIVKYGAEQIVVAWELENEVSLLKDKLHDADTILEDINRKKSHPGNSVKRWVEKLEDIVHEADDLLDELVYEHLRRTVEHTEKFSKVSDSISSSINSFLFRRKMAKKIKNITDTLNQHYCAASAFGLVGVETVTEIELALNQIRETTSILDFQVEGREAEVLELLKLAIDSTNEHHMSVISIVGMGGLGKTTLAKMIFNHREIEGHFDKTIWVCVSKPFIVTKILEKIFQGLTKTCSGLESNKEALLGRLRKEMQDKNYFLVLDDVWDNEKHLWDELRGCLKHIAGKPGNTIMVTTRNEEVATMVEPISIYRLKKLSNDQCWALFKESANANQLPMNSKLEIMKKELVRKMGGVPLVAKVLGGAVKFEETELEEEDHEISWMTKVESIVRNISLEDKDFVLSILKLSVDSLPNPVLKQCVAYCSNFSQDYDFQKDDLIKMWIAQGFIQPGQGRDKNLLMEDIGEQYFNFLLSRSIFQDVTRDANKRIVGFKMHDLMHDIACAISSHQNVESNPNNLSGKSVRKLRTLICNDEVINYLNQNDIVCLRVLKVIFQSHTDLWIPIDKLIHLRYLDISECSINKLLLESLSLLYNLQTLKLGQSGLPKNLRKLVNLRHLEFKMFGDTAMPSDMGNLIHLQSLSGFLVGFEKGCKIEELGPLKNLKGKLTLTNLWRVQNKDEAMAAKLVEKKNLRHLNLWFFETDKRGEDDEDGIVQVLEGLQPHKNLQSLEILGFRGKVLPTGIFVENLVKIRLGHFERCEVLPMLGQLPNLKELEIMYMESVRSIGNEFYGVDSSHQNSVAFPQLKKLSIYEMMNLEQWDEATVVLESNLFGCLKEVRIRRCNPLAKLPSGLEGCHSLEYLSIRGCFNLMLNVQNLHKLYHLEIDGLKRLPKGMDGLTRLKELKIGGCMQNYEFSSVIHLASQLVELELSGRYGSVDTQLPQQLQHLTNLQVLKITQFDCIEALPEWIGNLISLKTLKCSYCFKLKELPSREAILRLTKLENLDIFECPKLLVGEGDQERAKLSHLPSKCVHKSESFYSGLL is encoded by the exons ATGGCTGAAATTGGAACTTTTGTTGTTCAGGAAGTTTTGAAGAGGATTGTAAAATATGGAGCAGAGCAAATTGTTGTGGCATGGGAGTTGGAGAATGAGGTGTCCCTGTTGAAAGATAAGTTACACGATGCTGATACAATCTTAGAAGACATCAACAGAAAGAAATCACACCCTGGTAATTCTGTGAAAAGATGGGTGGAAAAACTTGAAGATATTGTCCATGAAGCCGATGATCTACTGGATGAGCTTGTTTATGAACATCTTCGACGAACAGTGGAGCATACTGAGAAATTTAGCAAGGTAAGTGATTCAATCTCATCATccataaattcttttttgtttcgtCGCAAGATGGCCAAGAAAATCAAGAACATTACCGATACTCTAAATCAACATTATTGTGCGGCAAGTGCTTTTGGGCTAGTTGGTGTGGAAACTGTCACAGAAATAGAGCTTGCGCTCAATCAGATTCGAGAGACAACCTCAATTCTTGACTTCCAAGTCGAAGGAAGGGAGGCTGAAGTTTTGGAGCTACTTAAATTGGCGATTGACTCTACCAATGAACATCATATGTCTGTGATATCCATCGTTGGAATGGGTGGTCTTGGCAAAACAACTTTGGCCAAGATGATCTTCAATCATCGTGAAATTGAAGGACATTTTGATAAAACTATATGGGTTTGTGTGTCAAAACCATTTATTGTCacaaaaattttggaaaaaatctTTCAGGGTTTAACAAAAACTTGTAGTGGGTTGGAATCCAATAAGGAGGCCTTGCTTGGGAGGCTGCGAAAGGAGATGCAAGACAagaattattttcttgtgCTTGATGATGTTTGGGATAATGAGAAACACTTGTGGGACGAGCTTAGAGGCTGTTTGAAACATATTGCTGGAAAACCTGGAAATACTATTATGGTGACCACAAGGAATGAAGAAGTAGCGACGATGGTGGAGCCAATTTCTATTTATCGTCTAAAAAAGTTATCCAATGATCAATGTTGGGCGTTGTTTAAAGAAAGTGCAAATGCAAATCAGTTGCCAATGAATTCGAAGTTGGAGATTATGAAAAAGGAGCTGGTTAGAAAAATGGGTGGTGTACCACTCGTGGCAAAAGTTTTAGGAGGTGCAGtcaaatttgaagaaactGAACTTGAAGAGGAAGATCATGAGATCAGTTGGATGACAAAAGTTGAAAGCATTGTAAGGAACATTTCATTAGAGGAcaaagattttgttttgtccatattaaaattaagtgtGGATTCTTTACCAAATCCCGTGTTAAAGCAATGTGTTGCCTATTGCTCAAATTTTTCCCAAGATTATGACTTTCAGAAAGATGACCTAATTAAAATGTGGATAGCACAAGGATTTATCCAACCCGGACAAGGAAGAGATAAGAACTTGCTAATGGAGGATATTGGAGAACAATACTTCAACTTCTTATTGTCTCGTTCCATATTTCAAGATGTCACTAGGGATGCGAATAAGAGAATTGTTGGGTTTAAGATGCATGATCTAATGCATGATATTGCTTGTGCAATTTCGAGTCATCAAAATGTGGAATCAAATCCAAATAATTTGAGTGGAAAAAGTGTAAGAAAGTTACGCACGTTGATTTGCAATGATGAagtgattaattatttgaatcagAACGACATTGTTTGTTTACGTGTTTTAAAGGTTATTTTTCAATCGCATACGGATTTGTGGATTCCAATAGACAAGTTGATTCATTTGAGATATCTTGATATTTCAGAATGTTCTATAAACAAGCTTCTTCTTGAatccctttctcttctttataaTCTACAAACGCTAAAGCTTGGACAAAGTGGTCTACCgaagaatttgagaaaattggtTAACTTAAGacatttagaatttaaaatgtttggtGATACAGCAATGCCTTCAGATATGGGCAACTTGATTCATCTTCAATCATTGTCTGGGTTTTTAGTTGGGTTCGAGAAGGGTTGTAAAATAGAAGAGCTTGGACCGTTGAAAAACCTGAAAGGTAAACTAACTCTTACAAATCTCTGGAGAGTGCAAAATAAAGATGAAGCTATGGCTGCAAAATTGGTGGAAAAGAAGAACTTACGTCATCTAAACCTATGGTTTTTCGAAACTGATAAGAGAggagaagatgatgaagatggtATAGTACAAGTGTTGGAAGGACTTCAACCACACAAAAACCTACAATCATTGGAAATCCTTGGTTTTCGAGGAAAAGTTTTGCCTACTggtatttttgttgaaaatttagtAAAGATACGtttgggtcattttgaaagaTGTGAAGTGCTTCCCATGCTTGGACAGTTGCCCAATTTAAAGGAACTTGAGATTATGTACATGGAAAGTGTGAGAAGTATAGGGAATGAGTTCTATGGAGTTGACTCCAGCCACCAAAATTCTGTTGCTTTTCCACAGTTAAAGAAACTCAGCATTTATGAGATGATGAACCTAGAGCAATGGGATGAAGCAACGGTGGTTCTTGAATCAAATCTCTTTGGATGTCTAAAAGAAGTTAGGATTAGGAGATGTAATCCATTGGCAAAGTTGCCAAGTGGGTTAGAAGGTTGCCATTCCCTTGAATATTTGAGCATCCGtggttgttttaatttgatgcTAAATGTGCAAAATTTGCACAAATTATACCATTTAGAGATTGATGGGTTGAAAAGATTGCCAAAGGGAATGGACGGACTCACTCGCTTGAAAGAGTTGAAAATTGGAGGATGCATGCAAAATTATGAGTTTAGTTCCGTCATACACTTGGCTTCTCAGCTTGTTGAACTTGAGTTGTCTGGCCGTTATGGGTCAGTTGACACCCAACTTCCCCAACAACTTCAACACCTCACTAACTTGCAAGTATTAAAGATTACACAGTTTGATTGCATTGAAGCTCTGCCAGAATGGATTGGAAACCTCATCTCtttgaaaacattgaaatGCTCCTATTGCTTTAAGTTGAAAGAATTACCTTCGAGAGAGGCCATATTACGCCTaaccaaattagaaaatttggaCATTTTTGAATGTCCAAAGCTACTAGTTGGGGAAGGTGACCAGGAGAGGGCTAAGCTTTCCCATCTTCCATCAAAATGTGTTCATAAATCTGA GAGCTTTTATTCTGGACTGCTTTAG
- the LOC101205490 gene encoding histone-lysine N-methyltransferase SUVR3 isoform X2, whose amino-acid sequence MEPAVSNKCLKTSEAEEEQLNCGLLHCAHLVLPWLTSLELATISLSCKSLNATSKSITLRRTLDASRSLEKIPIPFHNSIDDRLYAFFIYTPTVIISNQHFQRQCWGSISDPQSVHDESESINLVDNWVDGVFGCDCENCGDFELQCPCLSFDGLEDVASECGPRCSCGLECENRLTQRGISVRLKILRDEKKGWGLYADELIQEGAFICELLTTEEARRRQKIYDARAKGGRFASSLLVVREHLPSGNACLRMNIDATWIGNVARFINHSCDGGNLVTRLVRGTGVMLPRLCFYASQSISKEEELTFSYGDIRLKHEGLKCFCGSSCCLGTLPSENT is encoded by the exons ATGGAGCCAGCCGTATCTAACAAATGCTTGAAGACAAGTGAAGCCGAAGAAGAACAGTTAAACTGTGGTCTCCTTCACTGCGCTCACCTCGTACTTCCATGGCTGACCTCTCTCGAGCTCGCAACCATATCTCTCTCCTGCAAATCCCTCAATGCCACTTCCAAATCTATCACTCTCCGCCGGACTCTCGACGCTTCCAGATCCCTCGAGAAAATTCCCATCCCATTCCATAATTCAATCGACGATCGCCTCTACGCCTTCTTTATCTACACCCCCACGGTTATTATCTCCAATCAGCATTTCCAGCGCCAATGCTGGGGCTCAATTTCAGATCCCCAGTCGGTCCATGACGAGAGCGAGTCGATTAATTTGGTTGATAATTGGGTTGATGGTGTATTTGGATGCGATTGTGAAAATTGCGGGGATTTTGAGTTACAATGCCCCTGTTTGAGCTTTGATGGGTTGGAGGATGTTGCTAGCGAGTGTGGACCGCGATGTTCTTGTGGGCTGGAGTGTGAAAATCGGTTGACCCAGAGAGGAATTTCTGTTCGATTGAAGATTTTGAGAGATGAGAAGAAAGGATGGGGTTTGTATGCGGACGAGTTGATTCAAGAAGGGGCGTTCATTT GTGAACTTTTGACCACTGAAGAAGCAAGAAGGCGGCAGAAAATATATGATGCACGTGCCAAAGGTGGGCGGTTTGCTTCATCTCTTCTCGTTGTGAGAGAGCATCTTCCATCTGGAAATGCATGTTTGCGAATGAACATCGACGCGACCTGGATTGGGAATGTCGCACGATTCATAAATCACTCTTGTGACGGAGGTAATCTAGTAACAAGACTGGTGAGAGGTACAGGTGTTATGTTGCCTCGCCTTTGTTTCTATGCTTCTCAAAGCATATCAAAAGAGGAAGAGCTTACCTTTAGTTATGGTGATATCAGATTAAAGCATGAAGGCTTGAAATGCTTCTGTGGTAGTTCTTGCTGTTTGGGAACTTTGCCTTCAGAAAATACATAA
- the LOC101205727 gene encoding co-chaperone protein p23-2: protein MSSRNPEVLWAQRSDKVYLTVSLPDAKDISVKCEPHGLFSFSAKGLQGSSFDFTLELFGSIVPEGCKTKVSLRNIICSIQKEQKGWWKRLLKTEEKPAPYLKVDWNKWCDEDESDSALTSDDELEYMGQDDGSGEDGGMLYLPDLEKARGN, encoded by the exons ATGAG TAGTCGTAATCCTGAAGTTCTATGGGCTCAGCGTTCGGATAAGGTTTATCTGACCGTTTCTTTACCGGATGCCAAAGATATTTCTGTCAAGTGTGAACCTCATGGGTTATTTAGCTTCTCTGCAAAGGGGTTGCAGGGTTCATCTTTTGACTTCACTTTGGAACTCTTTGGCTCCATTGTGCCTGAG GGCTGTAAAACTAAGGTTAGCTTGAGGAACATAATTTGCTCCAtccaaaaagaacaaaaaggtTGGTGGAAAAGGCTCTtgaaaacagaagaaaaaccTGCTCCATACTTGAAGGTTGACTGGAACAAATGGTGTGATGAGGATGAGTCAGACT CCGCTTTGACTTCTGATGACGAACTGGAA TATATGGGCCAAGATGATGGAAGTGGCGAGGATGGAGGAATGCTTT
- the LOC101205251 gene encoding uncharacterized protein LOC101205251 — MLRFYRSPTLSRVLLRRYSAATAPATAPAFDSVSEPLFSYLEGFPKPDPKYAETILAIPRSISGKSISAKERKAGRVPSIVFEQEDGQHGGNKRLISVRTNQIVKLVKNLGRSFFLSRLFDLEVLSDFESGDIVEKVRVLPRKIHLHAGTDAPLNVTFIRAPSHAVLKVDVPLVFRGEDVCPGLRKGSYLNTIKRTVKYLCPADIIPPYIDVDLSELDVGQKLVMGDLKVHPALKLVKSKDEPVCKIAGARVSDQQKKSK, encoded by the exons ATGCTACGCTTCTACCGCTCCCCCACACTCTCCCGAGTCCTCCTCCGGCGGTACTCCGCCGCCACCGCCCCCGCCACTGCCCCCGCCTTCGATTCCGTTTCCGAACCTCTATTTTCGTACTTGGAGGGATTTCCAAAACCAGATCCCAAATACGCCGAGACGATCCTCGCCATTCCTCGCTCCATCTCCGGCAAGAGCATTTCCGCTAAAGAGCGCAAGGCTGGCCGCGTTCCAAGCATCGTATTCGAGCAAGAGGACGGCCAACATGGCGGTAATAAGCGTCTGATATCTGTACGGACTAACCAGATCGTGAAGCTTGTCAAAAATCTCGGTCGctccttcttcctctccaGGCTTTTCGATCTTGAGGTTCTGTCCGACTTCGAGTCCGGGGATATTGTCGAGAAGGTTCGGGTTTTACCTCGGAAG ATTCATCTTCATGCGGGAACAGATGCTCCACTTAACGTTACTTTCATAAGGGCACCTTCACATGCTGTATTAAAAGTTGATGTACCTCTTGTGTTCAGAGGGGAAGATGTATGTCCTGGATTGCGAAAAG GATCTTATTTGAATACAATTAAGAGGACTGTTAAATACCTTTGCCCTGCTGATATTATTCCCCCATATATCGATGTGGATCTGAGTGAGTTAGATGTTGGCCAAAAGTTGGTTATGGGTGACCTCAAGGTTCATCCTGCGTTAAAGCTTGTTAAGTCAAAGGACGAGCCTGTTTGTAAGATTGCGGGAGCCAGAGTTTCtgatcaacaaaagaaatcaaaatag